A region of Paramormyrops kingsleyae isolate MSU_618 chromosome 17, PKINGS_0.4, whole genome shotgun sequence DNA encodes the following proteins:
- the tpst1 gene encoding protein-tyrosine sulfotransferase 1 isoform X1, with amino-acid sequence MIGKLKHNLLVACLVISSITVFYLGRHAMECHHRIEERARPGGSSLLHATLRSGQNLSSGAAAYNKDMPLIFIGGVPRSGTTLMRAMLDAHPDVRCGEETRVIPRILAMKQMWSRSGREKMRLDEAGVTDEVLDSAMQAFLLEIIVKHGEPATYLCNKDPFALKSLNYLAKIFPHAKFILMIRDGRASVHSMISRKVTIAGFDLGSYRDCLTKWNRAIETMYTQCLEAADKCLPMHYEQLVLHPEKWMRTLLRFLDIPWNDAVLHHEELIGKAGGVSLSKVERSTDQVIKPVNVEALSKWVGKIPPDVLRDMPVIAPMLSRLGYDPHANPPNYGRPDPRVLDNTRRVFKGEFQLPDFLKEQPQIPKSPEKTNPS; translated from the exons ATGATCGGGAAGCTGAAACATAACCTCCTGGTGGCCTGCTTGGtcatcagctccatcaccgtcTTCTACCTGGGGCGGCATGCCATGGAGTGCCACCACCGCATCGAGGAGCGGGCCCGTCCAGGCGGCTCCAGCTTACTGCACGCCACGCTGCGCTCGGGCCAGAACCTGAGCTCCGGCGCCGCCGCCTACAACAAGGACATGCCACTGATCTTCATTGGGGGCGTCCCCCGCAGCGGCACCACGCTGATGCGCGCCATGCTGGACGCCCACCCTGACGTGCGCTGCGGCGAGGAGACGCGCGTCATCCCTCGCATCCTGGCCATGAAGCAGATGTGGAGCCGCTCGGGCCGCGAGAAGATGCGGCTGGATGAGGCCGGCGTCACTGACGAGGTCTTAGACTCGGCCATGCAGGCCTTCCTGCTGGAGATCATTGTCAAGCACGGGGAGCCAGCAACCTACCTGTGCAACAAGGACCCCTTCGCCCTCAAGTCCCTTAACTACCTGGCCAAGATCTTCCCCCACGCCAAGTTCATCCTCATGATTCGGGACGGCCGGGCCTCCGTCCATTCCATGATCTCACGCAAGGTGACCATCGCTGGCTTTGACCTGGGCAGCTACCGGGACTGCTTGACCAAGTGGAATCGGGCCATTGAGACCATGTACACGCAGTGCTTGGAGGCGGCCGACAAATGCCTGCCCATGCACTATGAGCAGCTAGTGCTGCACCCCGAGAAGTGGATGAGGACACTGCTGAGGTTCCTCGACATCCCCTGGAACGACGCTGTCCTGCATCACGAGGAGCTGATTGGGAAGGCGGGCGGTGTGTCACTCTCCAA GGTGGAGAGGTCCACGGACCAGGTGATTAAGCCCGTCAATGTAGAGGCCCTCTCCAAGTGGGTGGGCAAGATTCCGCCAGACGTGCTGCGGGACATGCCGGTCATAGCCCCCATGCTGTCCCGCCTGGGCTATGACCCACATGCCAATCCTCCCAACTACGGGAGGCCAGACCCCAGAGTCTTGGACAACACAAGAAGG gtcTTTAAAGGTGAATTTCAGCTACCTGATTTTCTAAAAGAACAACCACAG
- the tpst1 gene encoding protein-tyrosine sulfotransferase 1 isoform X2: MIGKLKHNLLVACLVISSITVFYLGRHAMECHHRIEERARPGGSSLLHATLRSGQNLSSGAAAYNKDMPLIFIGGVPRSGTTLMRAMLDAHPDVRCGEETRVIPRILAMKQMWSRSGREKMRLDEAGVTDEVLDSAMQAFLLEIIVKHGEPATYLCNKDPFALKSLNYLAKIFPHAKFILMIRDGRASVHSMISRKVTIAGFDLGSYRDCLTKWNRAIETMYTQCLEAADKCLPMHYEQLVLHPEKWMRTLLRFLDIPWNDAVLHHEELIGKAGGVSLSKVERSTDQVIKPVNVEALSKWVGKIPPDVLRDMPVIAPMLSRLGYDPHANPPNYGRPDPRVLDNTRRIPKSPEKTNPS; encoded by the exons ATGATCGGGAAGCTGAAACATAACCTCCTGGTGGCCTGCTTGGtcatcagctccatcaccgtcTTCTACCTGGGGCGGCATGCCATGGAGTGCCACCACCGCATCGAGGAGCGGGCCCGTCCAGGCGGCTCCAGCTTACTGCACGCCACGCTGCGCTCGGGCCAGAACCTGAGCTCCGGCGCCGCCGCCTACAACAAGGACATGCCACTGATCTTCATTGGGGGCGTCCCCCGCAGCGGCACCACGCTGATGCGCGCCATGCTGGACGCCCACCCTGACGTGCGCTGCGGCGAGGAGACGCGCGTCATCCCTCGCATCCTGGCCATGAAGCAGATGTGGAGCCGCTCGGGCCGCGAGAAGATGCGGCTGGATGAGGCCGGCGTCACTGACGAGGTCTTAGACTCGGCCATGCAGGCCTTCCTGCTGGAGATCATTGTCAAGCACGGGGAGCCAGCAACCTACCTGTGCAACAAGGACCCCTTCGCCCTCAAGTCCCTTAACTACCTGGCCAAGATCTTCCCCCACGCCAAGTTCATCCTCATGATTCGGGACGGCCGGGCCTCCGTCCATTCCATGATCTCACGCAAGGTGACCATCGCTGGCTTTGACCTGGGCAGCTACCGGGACTGCTTGACCAAGTGGAATCGGGCCATTGAGACCATGTACACGCAGTGCTTGGAGGCGGCCGACAAATGCCTGCCCATGCACTATGAGCAGCTAGTGCTGCACCCCGAGAAGTGGATGAGGACACTGCTGAGGTTCCTCGACATCCCCTGGAACGACGCTGTCCTGCATCACGAGGAGCTGATTGGGAAGGCGGGCGGTGTGTCACTCTCCAA GGTGGAGAGGTCCACGGACCAGGTGATTAAGCCCGTCAATGTAGAGGCCCTCTCCAAGTGGGTGGGCAAGATTCCGCCAGACGTGCTGCGGGACATGCCGGTCATAGCCCCCATGCTGTCCCGCCTGGGCTATGACCCACATGCCAATCCTCCCAACTACGGGAGGCCAGACCCCAGAGTCTTGGACAACACAAGAAGG